ACAGCAGTGGGTGTGactgtgggcgtggctgtggTTGACGTCGCTTCAATTGCGGTTTTCGGCAGCATCAGGAAGCAGCCGAGTGCATTGTGGTTCAGTTTGAGAATGTCGAAAATGTTTTTATCGCCACGCCGCAGCTTCCTCTCCGGCTGCTCCTCCGATGGCAGCTCCATTacatcatcatcttcattGTCCAGCATTTCCACGGGTATCGAATAGATTTTGGCAAACTCATTATAAAAAAATTGGCTCGTCTTCAGCAGTTCAAAGTTCAGGGTCCATTGCAGGGCCGTGATGTACAGGATATCCGCCGGCTTGTGTCCCGCAAGCTGTGGTAGAGGATCGGAAGACTCATCCAGCCAGAACTTGCTGCGCGTCTGCTTGGAGCACTTTTGGAGGAGAGCCTGAAAGAGCTGCGAGGCTTGATCGCTGCTATTCAACTGCAGTTGGATCAGTCTTCTACTGAGGGTGATCTGCTCCTGGCTATTCTCCCCAAGGAAAGCGATATTGTCGATGCCCACTTTGATCAGGTCGCATACGCCTCTCTGGAGTTCGGGTATGGCCAACAGATCCTGCATATAGCGTATGTTCTCCTCGTTGTAGAAGGCCTTAACCAGTCGAATGTCACTCAGGTACATCACAAATATGCTAAGGCATTCGTGCAGCGCCCGATAGTTGTCCAGCTTGCTGGGTATCTGCAGGGGCGCCAGCTTTAGGGCGTCCTTTCGCTGTTTGTCCTCACTCTCACTCCGCTCTTTGTACTGCCGGAAAATAGGGAGTGCCACCTCAGCTAGTATACCCGCAGCCAAGTCGTAGGACAGAAGGTAGGCAATGTGCTTCAGGTGCTTCAGAAACAGCAACATCGATTGGGTGTTTAGCAGTCGTTTGTAGTTCTCCTTGTATACGTTGAGCAGTTCCAGATGGAAGCCAGGAGATTTGAGCTTCTCCTCGCAGCTGGGACACCCCTGGGGCGCACGCTTTACAAATATAGTGTGCAGCACGTTGTAGTGGAGGAATTTGTAGGCGCATTTCTGATATGTGCTCGACAGTCGAGTGGCCAGCTGCAGGCAGGTGGCATAGTTTTTGGCATTgtagtggcagcaacagctcccAGTGCGCAGCAAACTCCTCACACTATGCTCTTGGAGCTCGGAATCCAGGGAGGGCAGCAGCTTGTACAGCTTACATTGGAAGTAACAGCTCAAGGAGCTGCTGCCCAGGCAATGCAATTGACTGCTGCGCTGTCGCTTgtggcggtgctgctgctgctgcttggtcAGCGCCGTGGACGTGCTACTCTCCATGAGGcactgctggtgctgctcctgtCTTGATAGATTGTCCGTCAGACGCAGCAGCATCTTGTAGATGTGCAAAAAGATGGCCGTGGAGGAGGTGGTCGTTTTGGTTGCTGCCGCCTCTTGCAGAACATCAAAGCAAGCATCAAAGTTCCGCACATCGATTTGATTGAGTTCTTTGACCCCATTGTCAACGAGATTGTGCAGTGTGCCAAACATTATGAAGAGCACGCCATGCGCCAGCATGGGACATCTTTGATTGGCCCTCAAAGCATACAGCAGCTGGCTGAAGTTGCTGTTGAAGTCGTGGACAttaggctgctgctgctcgtggaCGTAGAAGTTGTTTACGCAATGGGCAATCAGTTGAAGCAACTCGAATTTGATGATCTCATCGTTGTCACGGGGAGAGCAGTCGTCGTCTTCGAGCTCTGCGCTGGCGGAGGCGCACAGATGACCGAGTGCAAAGTTGTGGACTGTGACACTCAGCTGCGACTCTTGCTCGGCATCCACGCAGCGGGTCAGCAATTGGATGAGCAGTAAGGCCAGTTCATCGCTGCTTTTCGAGGCCCTTTTGAAGTCCTCAATGTTTGTGATATTTTTACTGGATATGTGATTCCATAATTGACATTtttgtggcggctgctgctgctgttgctgctggcggcgTGCCGCCACCTTTTTGCTCTGTGAATTGAGGTAGAAGCTGCTAATGAACTGAGCAATGCCGGTGAGCGGCTGCAGCGGCTGATTTGTTTCACTCCATTTGCAATTGGGGAACAGATTGATGCACAGCTGACAGAGGCTCTTCTGTGAAGCAATATGCTGCAGTAAAAAAATGATTCAATtagcatatatatgtataatgtatattctgtatacatatgtacttgcCTTGATATCCACGCGCAATAAAAAGGCCAGCAAATGATGACCCAACTTATCGGTGAGAAATGTTCGCAAGGCGAGAATCTTATTACAATCACTGGGTGTGCTGAGTATAAGCTGAGAGAAAGTGATCAACATTTATGGTCGCAATTGATAGAGGAACACCATTGATAGTGGCTATCGCTGCAAACGAACCTGCGCTAAATTATGCTGCTTACGCAGCTGCTTGATGCAATTATCctgctgctctggctctggctctgtctctgatTCTGGCGCCTGGTCTGGGCTGCTACCCTGCGATCGTTTGGCTTCGCTGATGATTTGATAGACCTGCTCTAGGAGATAGGAGCAAAGCTCCTCTGGCATTAGGTTAAAGTGGCTGCAAGGAAAATAACAAATCATGAGAGGGGACTATAGAGACGGCAGCACATTTATGTACCTATTGAGCCAGGTTTCTTCCAGCGCCCGATCATCCAGGAACTGAAAGTTatacagcaacagccagagccagtggtCCTGTCATTGAAGGGAAAACAAACGATAAGAAGAATAATCCATGCTCTTGGCATATCAATGGAGGAGTACAAACCTTGACACTCGCTTCTTCGTGCTCCGCGGCATGTAGATAATGACTCCAGAGTCTGATCAGTGTATCCAGCAGCAACTGGCGGTGTTCCTTCTCCtttgccagctgctgctgctgctgcagctcctcttCGGCCATGGTAAATCACAGATAATGGCAAACGTGCCTCCCAGCTGGCTGACGAGTTCTCTCCGCTTCACCAAATCCTCGTGCATCGGGCAACGTTGTGGACGCACTGAGCGTTGAGACCAAACTGAACGGAGGCGATCGAAGGAGAACGCCAGCTGTAATTATTAAAGCGAATCATTAAGCAGTAAAATCTGTGTCTTCTGTATGCGTCTGCCAGAGGAGGAGAAAGAGGCGACGATGCGTGATTATTTGCCCAGAGGCGGCCAGGCCGGTGATGCTGATAATTTGGAGTGGAAACTTTAGTTGTTtagctggtgctgctgcagcggctgcaggAAAACTATTAAGATTGCTATTTATAGAGCGGGGCAGCAGCTTTGCAGTGGCATTGCATTCTGTTGCTAAGCCGGCAAAAGATAGTTGCTTGTATTGTTGGTTGTAGGGGACAGCAGGGCAACTGGTGGGTGGGTGCAATGGCTCTGCCGTTCTaatgcttctgcttctggtgctgctgcagctacAACCGAGTAAACAGCTGGCAATGATGCGTGTCTGTAACGGCCACTGGTTGCGGCGATAAGGGGCAATCTAGAAGCAGTAGGAGACCGCATCGATGCAAGCTAAAATCACTTGATTGATTTCTGCAAGAGAGAAGGTTTTTTTCCCGCTGATCCATTCATTCCACTGCATTATCGCCAAAGATACAGCGGTTACAGCCAAAGAGAGGTTCCATTTCTCTACTGCGCAGAACAGAATTATACCTCTCGCTAGTCATCAAATATGAATGGAGTGCATCTAGTATATGGGAAGcacataaaaaatgaattttcatAGCTTACcagaaaacgaaacgaaaacaaaataagAGAAATGAAACAGCAAGAACAAGCTATTTTAGAACGCCATTTTGGTTGGTTCTTTTAGTTTGTTTTATGTGTCTCTTCTTTGACTCTTTCCCTGCGTCCCGCGAGTGCGTTTGTTATTATTTAAActatatttgttgttgttttttacacttgttgttgctcttttcAATGTGTTGGGGGTACGACTAGTGTAACTGACCCTCagaatataccgaaatatactgattaattttaaaaatataccgtaaattcCCCTCTGAAAAATGAACTAAGCCCACTAGACACCACTCTTTTTAAAAAGATGCACAACTAGAGTTAAAGCGCGGAAAATAATGCGAATGAGAATAGTAATAATTACTCTTGTAGTACCATACTATCCTTTAACTTTGCTTAAAAAAAGACCACGATATCATTCACCtaaactgcgctaaaattattTAAGATTCAACTTTTTGTGGAGTGTACTTTGATACCCACTGGGCGACAATTGGCTAACCGTTCTGTGTTCATGATCGGAAATAATATTCcttaattttgatattccgtttaATATGAATAAACATAATTGTGTCATAAATAGTGCCTTAGTTATTCGACTGATAGCCGGAGACGTGTCGGCTAACACTAATCTTGGGTTTGGTCTGTCTAGCATCTCAAATTATCGCAGCAAATTTAGCTAAGTCTAATGTCATACAGCTATTAGGATAGTATTTACTAAAACTATAGCAGATAATCCAACCTGATTTCCGTGTAGTTTTTTCCCGAGATAATTTTCTAAATATTGAAAGTTAACTAATTTCCCCAATCTGAAAACATATTAAGATAAACAAAAGTTCacattttcggtattttttaagtatgaatATAGTAGAAAACGAACGATAAAAGTCCGAACTTTTATACGGTTACActgatacacacacacactggatTCAATACATGCGCTGGATGCTGCTTTTTCCAGACCAaaggttttttggtttttctatcaaaatttgttgattttaaaacaacaaaaactacaccCCAACCAATTGTGGCAGTACAGTGTAAAAATAAAGTTGGAATAATTTGCCAGTGAAATACAAAGTGAATAAAATTCTCAGCAAAAGAAATCGCAATCGTCACATCTTTTCGTTTGCACACCAATACCAACATATTACCATAATAGCCAAGGCAAAGAACTAATACAGGtgcaaaaaaacacaacaccCAACACAAGAAAGTGAACTAATCGAACGATCGAAAGTCTACGTCTACGTCTGCGAGTGCCAAGGTACTTTTAGTACTTTTAAATCGATTTACGCTCTGTGCATTTCTACGTAAGAGTAGCATACCATTTGGAAATATTACGCAAGTACTATTTCTGGTTATATCTGTTGAATAATCATGGCTCAGTAAACATGAATCCTCAACGAGAATATTTTGCCCAACGCACTCCGTGTGGAGACAAAAGCAAGACGCAATTTTCTGCCGATTGGCAGGTATCTAATACTATcgcccccactccccccaaTTCCTCTTACTTCTACGAGCAAAatggacaacagcagcaagaagCAACAACATGCCAGAGCGAGCAAATCGTCTGGTGAGACCCAACGCAAGTCCAGTGGTGAGTGAAGAACGAGATCCATGTATATCCAATgaaagagatagatagattgcCATCATGCTCTAGCTATACTCTATCTATACATGTATGTGTTTGTCTCTCTTGCTTATTTACTAAACAACCTGTCTGTGTTCCCAATCAGAATTGCAGAACAACAAACAGCGCAATAGCCGCAGACGCGAGCAGCTTCCGACGCCGCGCAAcgaccagcaacagcagccgagGCACcccaaacagcagcaacaacaacagcaacctgCTAAACTTCGTCCCAATGTGGACAAGCGTCCAAGGGCGCgaggcagtggcggtggcggtggcagtacTGCGGGCTACTATGGCCCTGCCGATGGAGCTTACGATGGCCCTGAATGCGGGCATCACGACGGGGCTTACGGCGGCACCGGACTAGCAGCCACTAGTGGCGGCTACCCGCGTAGCGACTTTGACTATGAACTAAACTCTGTGTACGCGCAAGGCAGCAAGAAGCAGAACCTGAACCATCTGCTCAACTTCCATTGTGTGCCACGCGATGCGTCGGACACTAGAAATGGCCATGGACGCGCTGCCGGTCATTATCACCATCACAATGCTGGACGCAAGCCTCGCTACAACAAGGAACAGTTCCTGCAGGCCAATTTTCAGTTTGTCATTCGGTCGGGGGCCAAGGCCCATGTAAATGGCTCACCGGACACTTTGATCGACTGGAACTTCATTGAGCAAATCAACATCCAGACCACGGAGGAGCCACAGTGCCCCATTTGTCTGTATCCCCCGGTGGCTGCCAAGCTCACACGCTGCGGCCATGCCTACTGCTGGCCCTGCCTCTTGCACTATCTCTCGCTGAGCGACAAGACCTGGCGCAAGTGCCCCATCTGCTACGATGCCATCCACGCTGGCGATCTGAAGAGCTGCACCATTGAGCAGCAGCATGCAATGAATGTGGGAGATCGCATCACCTTCCAGCTGATGCGTCGTCGCAAGGGCTGCATGTACATCGAGCGGCACGGTGTAATCGTAGGGGAATTCGGCGAACGATTCCCCCTGCTCAGTGCTGGTGACGAGGCCAAGCGATACTCAAAGTTTTTAATCGCCAAGCGGGCTGATGTTTCAGCCATCATCGAAAGGGAGCGGCGCGAACTATTGGCCGAGTCGGATGCATCCTGTCCGGAGGATATATTCATCCAGCAGGCACTCCTAGTGCTGAACGAGCGCCTCGAGAAGTTGGGCCTCAAAGAGGATGAGGAGTCGCcgctggaggagcagccacTACCACCAGCAGCTCTCAGTCTGgagaacgaaaacaaaaatgatatTGAGAAATCGGACGATGCCTCCATATCATCGGGCGAGGCATCCAGCAGTATTGGCAGTGCacacagcggcagcaaatACTACTATTTCTACCAGTCGAACGATGGACAAAACATCTACTTGCATCCCCTGAATGTAAAGATGCTGCAGGCCTGCTATGGCACTCTGGATCTGGGTCCACTCCTGATTGAGTCGCAGATcctgcagaaggagcagcactCCATGGACGAGGAGCATCGCCGAAAGTTCACTTGCTTGGGACATTTGCCCCTCACGTGTCAGTTTTCTGTTGTGGAAGTGGAACTCCAACCACCAGTCGTCTCTGGGGGAATTCTCAAGTTGTTTAAAGGTGAGTTTGGCCGGGTTTGGTCGTCTGCTAAAGAATCCCCACTTAAAACTTAACATGTACTCTCATTTTCAGAGGATCTTTTGCATCGCAAGAAGGAGCGACAGCGTCGCGATCGCGAAGAACGCAAGCGGGAGCAGCACATCAATGAGATCAACGATCGCCAAAtgggaaaacttattgccaGTGCAGCAAACCTAAATCTTGAGTCTTCCCATGAGTTTCCTACTGTAAGCTTTCCTTCTCAATTGCACAATTTCTGTATTGCTACATCATTTGTTTGCCTCTGCAGTGTGGCTTTGAAGAGGCCTTGCCGTCGCCCAGCGGCGTAACGCCAATGATCATCAGACAGGAAAGCAGTGCAACCAACCCCAAGCAGGAGCTGTGGCCCACCATCGGCAGTTTCTCGccagtcagcagcagcggcaacgctATGAGTTCTGTAGGTGCCTGGGGACGCTcggctcctcctccagcaccAAGGGCCATGCCATCGGCTATGTCACGAGATGAAAACCCTGATCAGCGTTCGGTGGGCCATTGGGGTCTGGGCGAGTTGCTCGTCGGAGCTttggatcagcagcagcagaagcagcagcagccgcgaGGTGGCAAGCCCCAAAAGAAGGCCAAGGCCAAGAAAATGGTTCCACTGTTTGCCATGGGCATGAACAGAGCTCCTTAAAAAAGGAGAAGCTAAAATTAGCGAAATTATTGTACAACCAtgtacgttttttttttatgaatacTTCAAAGTTATTTCAAATCAACGATGGATATTTGAACTATAATTTAACCAACATTTTATCCATAATACACATATGCATAACTATATCAAGttaatccaataaaagcagcAAGCATACTCGTACTAGGAATTCAGTGTATAAAAATACACGGTTGAAAGACGCTTAATCATAAAAAAGAGAAGGGGCCACCACAGCATGTCGTCTGTCGTCCAACATTATTTTGAAACAATTTTAGGCTTAACCAAATCGAATTCCTGTGGTGGGGCTCTCGTGGAACCCAGGTCCACCACGGGGAAACTGCTGGAACGGTTCAGATTTCCGAGATCGGCCGCACCAGAGCCATGCCTTCGAGAATCAATGCCACTGTCACTCCGGGCCACCGAATGGGACTCTTCATACTCATCGTTGGAATCGCTGCCGTCCGGGGAATGCATTGCCGATGGATCGTCGCAATTAATCGATGCTGTCGAACTCCAAGCGCTCATTATTTTGCCCTTCGACTCGTTCCAGAACGAGTGCAGACGATCGCGGCCAAAGGCCTGTAGAAATGCGTCGATAAACTCGCGCGACTTCTCTTCCCATTTGGCAATGATGTCGACCTTCACCCTCTTGCCGCGATCCTTCAGTTCGTCCATTTTATTCTGCAGACGGAACTTCTTTTCGGAGAGAAATGAAACGTTCAGCTCCTTGGCGGAGTAGCCGCGGGCCAGATTGCGACGGACATAGACATCGTAGTCCTTTACGATGCGAGCCACAACGTCCGATGTGGACACACCCTCAGTGCGTTCGGTGGCCACAAACATGCCGCGTGCCTTCAGCGGAGCATATATATCATTAACGCCCCCAGCGCCGTATGGAATGTCATCGTGGGCCACAAAATCAATTTTGTGCTCAGTCAGAAAATCATCGGTAAGTGTCCAGGGAGCATTCGGAACGACCTATGGGCACAGGAGAGATTTAAGTATATCCTATCCCTGTTAGCTTTTTGAGACGCACCTCATCCACATAACGACAATGACGGACTGCCTCGTAGCGCTCAAAGCCATTCATCACTGTGCGACCCTTCATTTTCAGTGTCAGCTCATCGTTGCACACTCCAACAATCAGATAGACATTCGGAAATATATTCTTGGCCTGCATCAGCTGCCTGGCATGGCCCTGATGGAACAGATCATAGATGCCATCGGCATAGACGCGCACCCGACGCTTCGACTGCCCGGAATGGGCCATCTCGTAGCTGATCCGTTGAGTATAATCACAGCCATTCAGCTCATCCAAGGCCTGAACATCGTTGGCAAAGGGACACGGCTTGCAAAACGGCTAAAAGGCATAGAAAAGGTATTTGAAAATGGTTACCTTTGGGACtgactctctcgctctctggctTACAAATTTGTCAAAGTTCATGTCATATAGGGGCAACGTCGGGAATGATTCCCATTCCGGTAGCTCAGAATCCGTTGAGTCTACATCCTCCAGTAGTTTATCCATCTGGAATTCATAGGATGGCGTTGATCGCCCAGACCTTGACGCTGGCGAAGGAGTTCCATGCTCCGATGATGACGGAGAGGCTTCCTCCTCGATCAATTtatccatttttgttttgttttattttttcgaaaatatagaaaatgcAGAACTGCAGCCAACTGGAACCGCTCGTGATACTTCCAAATGGGTGACTGATTATATAAAACCGTTTCTTTTCCACACCAAATGCTCGGCACACTCTGATGAGGATTGCAAGAGCGGCAGCTCCAGGGTTCGAGAGTTGCCCACAAATTGCGCAGCGCCTATCAAAATTAATTGGCGGCAAAGCCAATTGTGGCTCGGGAGGAGGCTGGCACAGGCACACGACTTGAGGCATAGTAGCGACCCATTCTTATGGTCTGTGTCTACAAAGATCTCTGTCATCTCTCAATTGCCATAAATTGAGGCGCAAACAAATAGGAAGTGCCTCCGTGATGGTCGCCTGACTCTTGGCACGGGGGTACAAATCAGgcgatacatacatacatatgtatataaactATATAGATAAATCTACAAAGCCATTAAACAAATCACTGAACCAGAAGACCAATCAAAAACTATTGTTTCATCATCGTTCGGCACCAATAGAGCGGCCATTCGAAATGATTTTCATAATTATATGAAAGGGGAATGAATACAATACTATTAAAAAACGGAAGCGAAAGGTATCAATAGGTAAATAAGAGATATAGTAAATCTAATACTTCTGTAGAGGCCTTGAAGGTATTTAAAACTATATTAGATGGTACATAAGGTATTCAGATTACAAAAACTAATTTTGTCTTGCACACTATCCGTTTCGTGTCCGCCTCCTACGAGGAGCCGTAACATATACCCTCAATAATTAGATGAACTATTTTCCAAAAGTTTTCTTTCGATTCAAGgtttatttttcaaaaaatatttaacaaagCATTTGCAATAATTCCGATATTGCCATGTGTTGAATCatgtttctattttttgtttttgaatgcgttttggttttctctATGATGTTGGTGTTCTGTATGTTGGTTAACTTATAGTTATAGTGTATGcgaaataatttaatataaatatttctagATATTTCCGGTATCTTCTACTTCTCTTCTGCTGTTACTGCACGCACACGAGCAACCGAGTGCTTAATACAAAAATGAGTCTTTTCTGCATTGGTTTTTTGTTCCAATAATGTAAGCCCCATATACATTTTGCGAGTCGCGGGATTCGGGAATCGGTGAATGGTGTATCGTGCTGTGCGCCTTCACTCCATTTGGCTAAAATTAGCTAAAGGATCTGATGGGTAGATAGGGGATCAGGGattgagagtgagagtgaggtATAGCCGAGTGATAGCGAGTGCGAGTGAAAACTAAAGACTAATTGGATTACAGATACCCTTTAGAGCTATGTGTAAGTAGAGGTGAATCTGGATGAGCCTGCGAGGAGGGACGTTTCCCTCTCCGATCCCATAGAAAGGAAAAGAGAGGTAGAAAAAGTTCAGGCTAGTTCCAAAATCTAAAATCATTCGCCTCAATTGACGGAGCGTCTCTCAAACTCCACTTCCTGATCGACGGCCTCCGTTTcattgtcatcatcatcgtcatcgtcgtcgtagGTGTCCTGGTAGCTCCGACGTGCCAGAGCGGACCTCTTCTTATGCTTGCCATTAAGAGAACTACTACTGGCCGCACTGTACTCCGCGAGTTCCAAGTACTCATCGCTGGACTCTGTTtcctcatcctcgtcgccCTCGAGCTCGTCACCATTGACCGATCCAGAGGGACTACCGGGCGGACTTAGGGCCTGTATCAGCTTTCCCTTTGACTCGTTCCACAGATGATTCAAACGCTCGCGGCcaaagagcagcaggaacGTATCGATAAACTCGCGCGACTTCTCCTCCCACTTTGTGATGAGGTCGCCCTTCACTTTGGTCAGCTCCCGCTTGCCCCGTGACTTCAGTTCGTCCATTTTATTCTGTAGACGGAACTTTTTCTCGGAGAGAAATGAAACGTTCAGCTCCTTGGCGGAATAGCCCCGTGCCAGATTGCGACGCACATACAAATCGTAGTCTTTAACGATTCGGGCCACAATGTCTGATGTGGACACACCCTCAGTCCGTTCGGTGGCCACAAACATTCCACGAGCCTTTAACGGGCCATAGATATCGTCC
The sequence above is a segment of the Drosophila pseudoobscura strain MV-25-SWS-2005 chromosome X, UCI_Dpse_MV25, whole genome shotgun sequence genome. Coding sequences within it:
- the LOC4813309 gene encoding RING finger protein 10, which codes for MDNSSKKQQHARASKSSGETQRKSSELQNNKQRNSRRREQLPTPRNDQQQQPRHPKQQQQQQQPAKLRPNVDKRPRARGSGGGGGSTAGYYGPADGAYDGPECGHHDGAYGGTGLAATSGGYPRSDFDYELNSVYAQGSKKQNLNHLLNFHCVPRDASDTRNGHGRAAGHYHHHNAGRKPRYNKEQFLQANFQFVIRSGAKAHVNGSPDTLIDWNFIEQINIQTTEEPQCPICLYPPVAAKLTRCGHAYCWPCLLHYLSLSDKTWRKCPICYDAIHAGDLKSCTIEQQHAMNVGDRITFQLMRRRKGCMYIERHGVIVGEFGERFPLLSAGDEAKRYSKFLIAKRADVSAIIERERRELLAESDASCPEDIFIQQALLVLNERLEKLGLKEDEESPLEEQPLPPAALSLENENKNDIEKSDDASISSGEASSSIGSAHSGSKYYYFYQSNDGQNIYLHPLNVKMLQACYGTLDLGPLLIESQILQKEQHSMDEEHRRKFTCLGHLPLTCQFSVVEVELQPPVVSGGILKLFKEDLLHRKKERQRRDREERKREQHINEINDRQMGKLIASAANLNLESSHEFPTCGFEEALPSPSGVTPMIIRQESSATNPKQELWPTIGSFSPVSSSGNAMSSVGAWGRSAPPPAPRAMPSAMSRDENPDQRSVGHWGLGELLVGALDQQQQKQQQPRGGKPQKKAKAKKMVPLFAMGMNRAP
- the Pcyt2 gene encoding choline-phosphate cytidylyltransferase A, translated to MDKLIEEEASPSSSEHGTPSPASRSGRSTPSYEFQMDKLLEDVDSTDSELPEWESFPTLPLYDMNFDKFPFCKPCPFANDVQALDELNGCDYTQRISYEMAHSGQSKRRVRVYADGIYDLFHQGHARQLMQAKNIFPNVYLIVGVCNDELTLKMKGRTVMNGFERYEAVRHCRYVDEVVPNAPWTLTDDFLTEHKIDFVAHDDIPYGAGGVNDIYAPLKARGMFVATERTEGVSTSDVVARIVKDYDVYVRRNLARGYSAKELNVSFLSEKKFRLQNKMDELKDRGKRVKVDIIAKWEEKSREFIDAFLQAFGRDRLHSFWNESKGKIMSAWSSTASINCDDPSAMHSPDGSDSNDEYEESHSVARSDSGIDSRRHGSGAADLGNLNRSSSFPVVDLGSTRAPPQEFDLVKPKIVSK